The following are encoded together in the Bombus fervidus isolate BK054 chromosome 10, iyBomFerv1, whole genome shotgun sequence genome:
- the Flz gene encoding transmembrane serine protease filzig isoform X1, translating into MMAVGKNIHLLLVILSSMSVISRSYVPQATGRRLFGGYRIVPKACQPTIPSRVKSNEPAICMFNYECSRRNGQVVGACVDGFLFGACCQLPPKNSLGSNVENVPNPDEIFNVHEIDHVPDIPILLNSDGTPLGMTMSQDNTVKTDPPNASNQANNGGTTYTKISTFEAPSTTTKPSSEISQMHDTVENAEKPQVPAQPDISHLEEDFPALLGQQNVLDDLSLPGLLSHSDSNNNVQNHQDNSAINPVTTLLSPDQILQIADPVDQLPALFSQGLGQNNHTSPDTILLNENGTMLNETNNPDDLFKPNVESSAEKKKVTETLNSTQKPKVTESVSTTEIKRPLHDTTYQSTSTTQWMKFSDQSASSMHDAMSSTSADQKLSTPSMTRLPVVTQMYASTQRLTTTSLPQATAIDNFGEISTIEERVSTKNVDAVEFTNRRTTTPMTTLSDKKDELVKVPTITYDAPSGNKKDDIADKEELAINHIISILNETKPGSGTTIQTPNSSINKWVSIDETSKPSLVRISTKAPTVPTTAQTFPYTFYKPVQTSNYYSYETVPTGTTFALYSTSNSHSSRPSSQSTLANIGTSDYSTKATTTNPPAPTVIVLGPLGTEFTTDTTQKAVTRRPVSETVGPNTTVFKPTIGSTRPSPLTTRKPSVSTTITHNISTVISNVATNNVVSTSFFSVNVKDGTTSKPMVNSSYSTESVVTETELESNSEKLPTKRPTIWTTLSSWSSKPSFHLRPSSPPLVFPDDDLTPVNTLVFKDPTTSTMMDFKATTAIPHCDEETAAPDDLINFPPVRNPNLNISAPISQQEKPTIVETFNNTGYPDIEMISENDIPTPTFIEDDILTNKVDTFVNKIVQSLQGNFQDLKDIVYNRVNGTSVATSNQPSTATKRPTTTTRKPARKPSTTTKPSYVTTKKPTTTKRPINRPTTVKPSVSEKPVRPSKPATTRPKPTSGSAATTKKPQVTTKRTRPTRKPTTTLATSTELIVAEEEETSTSSADETTASPQITSSNDFRSQCGIRPLVKSGRIVGGKAATFGEWPWQVLVREATWLGLFTKNKCGGVLITDKYVITAAHCQPGFLATLVAVFGEFDLSGELEAKRSVTRNVRRVIVNRGYNPTTFESDLALLELETPIQFDVHIVPICMPEDGIDFTSRMATVTGWGRLKYNGGVPSVLQEVQVPIIKNSVCQEMFQTGGHSKLILDSFLCAGYANGQKDSCEGDSGGPLVMQRPDGRWFLVGTVSHGITCAAPYLPGVYMRTTYFKPWLHSITGV; encoded by the exons atg ATGGCTGTCGGGAAGAATATCCATTTATTACTCGTCATCCTTTCATCGATGTCCGTTATTTCACGTTCTTACGTGCCCCAAGCCACAG GCAGAAGACTGTTCGGCGGATATAGAATAGTACCAAAAGCGTGCCAGCCAACGATACCATCCCGAGTAAAGTCGAATGAACCCGCGATATGCATGTTCAATTACGAATGCTCGCGTCGAAATGGGCAAGTGGTCGGCGCGTGTGTGGACGGGTTCCTTTTCGGTGCATGTTGTCAACTGCCACCGAAAAATTCGCTTGGCAGCAACGTCGAAAACGTCCCGAATCCCGATGAAATATTCAACGTACACGAGATCGATCACGTCCCGGATATTCCGATCTTGTTAAATTCAGACGGTACGCCGCTTGGAATGACTATGTCCCAGGATAATACCGTCAAAACTGATCCACCTAACGCGTCCAATCAAGCGAACAACGGAGGAACAACGTACACTAAAATTTCAACGTTCGAAGCGCCTTCGACGACTACGAAACCATCGTCTGAAATTTCGCAGATGCACGACACCGTTGAAAATGCGGAAAAACCGCAAGTACCTGCTCAACCAGACATAAGTCACTTAGAGGAAGATTTTCCAGCTCTGTTGGGTCAGCAGAACGTTTTAGACGATCTGAGTCTGCCGGGATTGTTGAGTCACTCCGACTCGAACAACAACGTTCAGAATCACCAGGACAACTCCGCCATTAATCCGGTTACCACTTTGCTGAGTCCGGATCAAATACTTCAGATAGCGGATCCGGTTGACCAACTTCCAGCTTTGTTTTCGCAAGGACTGGGTCAGAATAATCACACTTCGCCCGATACGATACTGTTAAACGAAAACGGAACCATGCTGAACGAGACAAACAATCCCGATGATTTGTTCAAGCCTAATGTCGAATCCAGTGccgagaagaagaaagtgaCTGAAACTTTGAACAGCACTCAGAAGCCGAAAGTGACCGAAAGTGTGTCGACTACGGAAATTAAGAGGCCTCTGCACGACACTACTTACCAAAGTACTTCGACGACACAGTGGATGAAATTTTCGGATCAATCGGCATCTTCGATGCATGACGCGATGTCTTCTACCTCGGCAGATCAAAAACTCAGCACGCCGTCGATGACGAGATTGCCGGTGGTTACTCAAATGTACGCCAGCACGCAGAGACTCACGACGACTTCTCTCCCTCAAGCAACTGCGATCGATAACTTTGGAGAAATCAGCACGATAGAAGAAAGAGTGTCGACGAAGAACGTGGATGCTGTCGAGTTTACAAACAGGAGAACGACCACGCCGATGACTACTTTAAGCGACAAAAAGGACGAACTAGTAAAAGTGCCAACAATTACCTATGACGCACCGTCTGGCAACAAAAAGGACGACATAGCAGATAAGGAAGAGCTAGCGATTAATCATATAATTTCCATTctgaacgaaacgaaaccaGGTTCAGGAACCACGATTCAAACCCCGAACTCATCCATTAATAAATGGGTCAGTATCGACGAAACTTCGAAACCATCGTTGGTTCGAATCTCCACGAAAGCTCCTACCGTTCCAACTACAGCTCAAACTTTCCCTTACACCTTTTATAAACCAGTACAGACATCGAATTATTACAGCTACGAGACAGTTCCTACGGGCACGACCTTCGCTTTGTACTCGACTTCCAATTCGCATTCGTCGAGACCATCGAGTCAATCGACTCTTGCTAACATCGGTACTTCGGATTATTCTACGAAAGCGACTACGACGAATCCTCCTGCGCCGACTGTGATTGTCCTAGGGCCCCTTGGTACAGAATTCACTACTGATACTACTCAAAAAGCGGTTACAAGGAGACCGGTGAGCGAAACTGTTGGTCCTAATACGACAGTTTTTAAGCCTACAATTGGATCGACGAGACCAAGTCCGCTTACCACGAGGAAACCAAGCGTCTCGACAACCATAACTCACAATATCAGTACAGTGATTTCCAATGTTGCTACCAATAACGTGGTTTCGACGAGTTTCTTCAGCGTCAACGTAAAAGACGGGACTACGTCTAAACCAATGGTGAACAGTAGCTATAGCACAGAATCTGTCGTCACTGAGACTGAATTAGAGTCAAATTCCGAGAAGTTGCCAACAAAGAGACCTACAATTTGGACTACCCTTTCTTCATGGTCGAGCAAGCCGAGTTTCCATTTGAGACCATCTAGTCCTCCGTTGGTTTTCCCAGACGACGATTTAACACCTGTCAACACTCTAGTCTTCAAAGATCCTACCACTTCAACGATGATGGACTTCAAAGCAACGACTGCTATACCACACTGCGATGAAGAAACGGCTGCTCCGGATGACCTGATCAATTTCCCACCTGTCAGAAATCCGAATCTTAATATATCAGCACCAATTTCGCAACAAGAAAAGCCAACCATCGTTGAAACTTTTAATAACACCGGTTATCCAGATATCGAGATGATAAGTGAGAACGATATTCCAACACCCACCTTCATCGAAGATGATATTCTTACGAACAAAGTCGACACGTTCGTGAACAAGATCGTACAGTCTCTACAAGGCAACTTTCAG GATCTCAAAGATATTGTATACAACCGCGTTAACGGGACATCGGTTGCAACATCCAACCAACCATCCACTGCAACAAAGAGGCCAACTACCACGACGCGAAAACCCGCGCGAAAACCCTCAACAACGACGAAACCTTCGTACGTCACGACGAAGAAACCAACGACCACGAAGAGACCGATCAATCGTCCGACAACTGTAAAACCATCGGTATCGGAGAAACCAGTTCGTCCTTCGAAACCGGCAACGACGAGACCGAAACCAACTAGTGGGTCTGCTGCAACCACGAAGAAACCCCAGGTTACAACGAAACGTACTAGACCAACTAGAAAACCTACTACAACGCTAGCTACAAGCACGGAGCTGATAGTGGCGGAAGAAGAGGAAACTAGTACTTCTAGTGCAGACGAAACCACCGCGAGTCCGCAGATTACGTCCTCGAATGATTTTCGTTCTC AATGTGGCATAAGACCTTTGGTTAAATCTGGAAGAATCGTCGGTGGTAAAGCAGCGACTTTTGGCGAATGGCCATGGCAAGTTTTAGTCCGAGAAGCCACTTGGTTGGGTCTCTTCACGAAGAATAAGTGCGGTGGTGTACTGATCACGGACAAATACGTCATCACTGCAGCTCATTGTCAACCAGG ATTCTTAGCGACATTGGTAGCCGTTTTTGGAGAATTCGATCTATCCGGCGAATTGGAAGCAAAACGGAGCGTAACAAGGAACGTTCGACGAGTAATCGTCAATAGAGGCTATAATCCAACGACGTTCGAGAGTGACTTAGCCCTCCTGGAACTGGAAACACCGATACAATTTGATGTTCACATTGTCCCAATTTGTATGCCCGAGGATGGTATAGATTTCACGAGCAGAATGGCCACTGTCACTGGCTGGGGGCGATTGAAGTACA ATGGCGGCGTACCATCTGTTCTACAAGAGGTCCAAGTGCCTATAATCAAGAATTCTGTCTGTCAAGAAATGTTCCAGACAGGTGGACACTCCAAGCTGATTCTCGACAGCTTCCTCTGCGCTGGATATGCTAACGGACAAAAAGACTCTTGCGAG GGTGACAGTGGTGGTCCACTGGTGATGCAACGACCAGACGGAAGATGGTTTTTGGTAGGCACGGTATCCCATGGAATAACATGTGCTGCACCATATCTTCCAGGTGTTTACATGAGAACAACTTACTTTAAACCCTGGCTACACAGTATCACCGGCGTCTGA
- the Flz gene encoding transmembrane serine protease filzig isoform X2: MAVGKNIHLLLVILSSMSVISRSYVPQATGRRLFGGYRIVPKACQPTIPSRVKSNEPAICMFNYECSRRNGQVVGACVDGFLFGACCQLPPKNSLGSNVENVPNPDEIFNVHEIDHVPDIPILLNSDGTPLGMTMSQDNTVKTDPPNASNQANNGGTTYTKISTFEAPSTTTKPSSEISQMHDTVENAEKPQVPAQPDISHLEEDFPALLGQQNVLDDLSLPGLLSHSDSNNNVQNHQDNSAINPVTTLLSPDQILQIADPVDQLPALFSQGLGQNNHTSPDTILLNENGTMLNETNNPDDLFKPNVESSAEKKKVTETLNSTQKPKVTESVSTTEIKRPLHDTTYQSTSTTQWMKFSDQSASSMHDAMSSTSADQKLSTPSMTRLPVVTQMYASTQRLTTTSLPQATAIDNFGEISTIEERVSTKNVDAVEFTNRRTTTPMTTLSDKKDELVKVPTITYDAPSGNKKDDIADKEELAINHIISILNETKPGSGTTIQTPNSSINKWVSIDETSKPSLVRISTKAPTVPTTAQTFPYTFYKPVQTSNYYSYETVPTGTTFALYSTSNSHSSRPSSQSTLANIGTSDYSTKATTTNPPAPTVIVLGPLGTEFTTDTTQKAVTRRPVSETVGPNTTVFKPTIGSTRPSPLTTRKPSVSTTITHNISTVISNVATNNVVSTSFFSVNVKDGTTSKPMVNSSYSTESVVTETELESNSEKLPTKRPTIWTTLSSWSSKPSFHLRPSSPPLVFPDDDLTPVNTLVFKDPTTSTMMDFKATTAIPHCDEETAAPDDLINFPPVRNPNLNISAPISQQEKPTIVETFNNTGYPDIEMISENDIPTPTFIEDDILTNKVDTFVNKIVQSLQGNFQDLKDIVYNRVNGTSVATSNQPSTATKRPTTTTRKPARKPSTTTKPSYVTTKKPTTTKRPINRPTTVKPSVSEKPVRPSKPATTRPKPTSGSAATTKKPQVTTKRTRPTRKPTTTLATSTELIVAEEEETSTSSADETTASPQITSSNDFRSQCGIRPLVKSGRIVGGKAATFGEWPWQVLVREATWLGLFTKNKCGGVLITDKYVITAAHCQPGFLATLVAVFGEFDLSGELEAKRSVTRNVRRVIVNRGYNPTTFESDLALLELETPIQFDVHIVPICMPEDGIDFTSRMATVTGWGRLKYNGGVPSVLQEVQVPIIKNSVCQEMFQTGGHSKLILDSFLCAGYANGQKDSCEGDSGGPLVMQRPDGRWFLVGTVSHGITCAAPYLPGVYMRTTYFKPWLHSITGV, from the exons ATGGCTGTCGGGAAGAATATCCATTTATTACTCGTCATCCTTTCATCGATGTCCGTTATTTCACGTTCTTACGTGCCCCAAGCCACAG GCAGAAGACTGTTCGGCGGATATAGAATAGTACCAAAAGCGTGCCAGCCAACGATACCATCCCGAGTAAAGTCGAATGAACCCGCGATATGCATGTTCAATTACGAATGCTCGCGTCGAAATGGGCAAGTGGTCGGCGCGTGTGTGGACGGGTTCCTTTTCGGTGCATGTTGTCAACTGCCACCGAAAAATTCGCTTGGCAGCAACGTCGAAAACGTCCCGAATCCCGATGAAATATTCAACGTACACGAGATCGATCACGTCCCGGATATTCCGATCTTGTTAAATTCAGACGGTACGCCGCTTGGAATGACTATGTCCCAGGATAATACCGTCAAAACTGATCCACCTAACGCGTCCAATCAAGCGAACAACGGAGGAACAACGTACACTAAAATTTCAACGTTCGAAGCGCCTTCGACGACTACGAAACCATCGTCTGAAATTTCGCAGATGCACGACACCGTTGAAAATGCGGAAAAACCGCAAGTACCTGCTCAACCAGACATAAGTCACTTAGAGGAAGATTTTCCAGCTCTGTTGGGTCAGCAGAACGTTTTAGACGATCTGAGTCTGCCGGGATTGTTGAGTCACTCCGACTCGAACAACAACGTTCAGAATCACCAGGACAACTCCGCCATTAATCCGGTTACCACTTTGCTGAGTCCGGATCAAATACTTCAGATAGCGGATCCGGTTGACCAACTTCCAGCTTTGTTTTCGCAAGGACTGGGTCAGAATAATCACACTTCGCCCGATACGATACTGTTAAACGAAAACGGAACCATGCTGAACGAGACAAACAATCCCGATGATTTGTTCAAGCCTAATGTCGAATCCAGTGccgagaagaagaaagtgaCTGAAACTTTGAACAGCACTCAGAAGCCGAAAGTGACCGAAAGTGTGTCGACTACGGAAATTAAGAGGCCTCTGCACGACACTACTTACCAAAGTACTTCGACGACACAGTGGATGAAATTTTCGGATCAATCGGCATCTTCGATGCATGACGCGATGTCTTCTACCTCGGCAGATCAAAAACTCAGCACGCCGTCGATGACGAGATTGCCGGTGGTTACTCAAATGTACGCCAGCACGCAGAGACTCACGACGACTTCTCTCCCTCAAGCAACTGCGATCGATAACTTTGGAGAAATCAGCACGATAGAAGAAAGAGTGTCGACGAAGAACGTGGATGCTGTCGAGTTTACAAACAGGAGAACGACCACGCCGATGACTACTTTAAGCGACAAAAAGGACGAACTAGTAAAAGTGCCAACAATTACCTATGACGCACCGTCTGGCAACAAAAAGGACGACATAGCAGATAAGGAAGAGCTAGCGATTAATCATATAATTTCCATTctgaacgaaacgaaaccaGGTTCAGGAACCACGATTCAAACCCCGAACTCATCCATTAATAAATGGGTCAGTATCGACGAAACTTCGAAACCATCGTTGGTTCGAATCTCCACGAAAGCTCCTACCGTTCCAACTACAGCTCAAACTTTCCCTTACACCTTTTATAAACCAGTACAGACATCGAATTATTACAGCTACGAGACAGTTCCTACGGGCACGACCTTCGCTTTGTACTCGACTTCCAATTCGCATTCGTCGAGACCATCGAGTCAATCGACTCTTGCTAACATCGGTACTTCGGATTATTCTACGAAAGCGACTACGACGAATCCTCCTGCGCCGACTGTGATTGTCCTAGGGCCCCTTGGTACAGAATTCACTACTGATACTACTCAAAAAGCGGTTACAAGGAGACCGGTGAGCGAAACTGTTGGTCCTAATACGACAGTTTTTAAGCCTACAATTGGATCGACGAGACCAAGTCCGCTTACCACGAGGAAACCAAGCGTCTCGACAACCATAACTCACAATATCAGTACAGTGATTTCCAATGTTGCTACCAATAACGTGGTTTCGACGAGTTTCTTCAGCGTCAACGTAAAAGACGGGACTACGTCTAAACCAATGGTGAACAGTAGCTATAGCACAGAATCTGTCGTCACTGAGACTGAATTAGAGTCAAATTCCGAGAAGTTGCCAACAAAGAGACCTACAATTTGGACTACCCTTTCTTCATGGTCGAGCAAGCCGAGTTTCCATTTGAGACCATCTAGTCCTCCGTTGGTTTTCCCAGACGACGATTTAACACCTGTCAACACTCTAGTCTTCAAAGATCCTACCACTTCAACGATGATGGACTTCAAAGCAACGACTGCTATACCACACTGCGATGAAGAAACGGCTGCTCCGGATGACCTGATCAATTTCCCACCTGTCAGAAATCCGAATCTTAATATATCAGCACCAATTTCGCAACAAGAAAAGCCAACCATCGTTGAAACTTTTAATAACACCGGTTATCCAGATATCGAGATGATAAGTGAGAACGATATTCCAACACCCACCTTCATCGAAGATGATATTCTTACGAACAAAGTCGACACGTTCGTGAACAAGATCGTACAGTCTCTACAAGGCAACTTTCAG GATCTCAAAGATATTGTATACAACCGCGTTAACGGGACATCGGTTGCAACATCCAACCAACCATCCACTGCAACAAAGAGGCCAACTACCACGACGCGAAAACCCGCGCGAAAACCCTCAACAACGACGAAACCTTCGTACGTCACGACGAAGAAACCAACGACCACGAAGAGACCGATCAATCGTCCGACAACTGTAAAACCATCGGTATCGGAGAAACCAGTTCGTCCTTCGAAACCGGCAACGACGAGACCGAAACCAACTAGTGGGTCTGCTGCAACCACGAAGAAACCCCAGGTTACAACGAAACGTACTAGACCAACTAGAAAACCTACTACAACGCTAGCTACAAGCACGGAGCTGATAGTGGCGGAAGAAGAGGAAACTAGTACTTCTAGTGCAGACGAAACCACCGCGAGTCCGCAGATTACGTCCTCGAATGATTTTCGTTCTC AATGTGGCATAAGACCTTTGGTTAAATCTGGAAGAATCGTCGGTGGTAAAGCAGCGACTTTTGGCGAATGGCCATGGCAAGTTTTAGTCCGAGAAGCCACTTGGTTGGGTCTCTTCACGAAGAATAAGTGCGGTGGTGTACTGATCACGGACAAATACGTCATCACTGCAGCTCATTGTCAACCAGG ATTCTTAGCGACATTGGTAGCCGTTTTTGGAGAATTCGATCTATCCGGCGAATTGGAAGCAAAACGGAGCGTAACAAGGAACGTTCGACGAGTAATCGTCAATAGAGGCTATAATCCAACGACGTTCGAGAGTGACTTAGCCCTCCTGGAACTGGAAACACCGATACAATTTGATGTTCACATTGTCCCAATTTGTATGCCCGAGGATGGTATAGATTTCACGAGCAGAATGGCCACTGTCACTGGCTGGGGGCGATTGAAGTACA ATGGCGGCGTACCATCTGTTCTACAAGAGGTCCAAGTGCCTATAATCAAGAATTCTGTCTGTCAAGAAATGTTCCAGACAGGTGGACACTCCAAGCTGATTCTCGACAGCTTCCTCTGCGCTGGATATGCTAACGGACAAAAAGACTCTTGCGAG GGTGACAGTGGTGGTCCACTGGTGATGCAACGACCAGACGGAAGATGGTTTTTGGTAGGCACGGTATCCCATGGAATAACATGTGCTGCACCATATCTTCCAGGTGTTTACATGAGAACAACTTACTTTAAACCCTGGCTACACAGTATCACCGGCGTCTGA
- the Spab gene encoding space blanket has protein sequence MYTCVALMMVALTSTMHLEVEAWGGLFNRFSPEMLSNLGYGSHGDHMPKTGLYQRPLSTSYGYSYDSLEEVVPCYERRCTANDQCCPSFICVNVDGDIGHCVFELGQKQGELCRNDNDCETGLLCAEVAGSETRSCQPPVTSNKLYNEECNMSGECDISRGLCCQLQRRHRQTPRKVCSYFKDPLVCIGPVAMDQIKSIVQYTSGEKRITGQGNRIFKRVPFA, from the exons ATGTACACGTGTGTCGCATTGATGATGGTTGCTCTGACGAGCACGATGCACCTTGAAGTGGAGGCATGGGGCGGTCTCTTTAATCGTTTCAGCCCAGAAATGTTATCGAATCTTGGCTATGGTAGTCACGGTGACCATATGCCCAAAACAGGATTGTATCAG CGTCCGTTATCTACCAGCTACGGATACTCTTATGACTCTTTGGAAGAAGTTGTACCATGTTATGAAAGAAGGTGCACGGCTAACGACCAGTGTTGTCCGTCTTTCATCTGTGTAAACGTCGATGGGG ATATTGGCCACTGCGTTTTCGAATTGGGACAGAAGCAGGGAGAACTTTGCAGGAACGACAACGACTGTGAAACTGGTTTATTGTGTGCCGAGGTTGCTGGCAGCGAAACTCGTTCGTGTCAGCCACCAGTGACttcaaataaattgtata ATGAAGAATGTAATATGTCTGGGGAATGCGATATCAGCCGCGGTTTGTGTTGTCAGCTTCAAAGACGTCATCGACAAACACCAAGAAAG GTTTGTTCGTATTTCAAAGATCCTCTAGTGTGCATCGGACCAGTTGCGATGGACCAGATAAAATCTATCGTCCAGTACACTTCTGGTGAAAAGCGGATCACTGGACAGGgaaatcgaatttttaaaCGGGTTCCCTTCGCCTAA
- the Cct5 gene encoding chaperonin containing TCP1 subunit 5 — translation MTAIPGTVAFDEYGRPFIILRNQERQKRLTGTDAIKSHILAARDVANILRTSLGPRGLDKLMVSSDGDVTVTNDGATILKNMDVDHEIAKLMVQLSQSQDDEIGDGTTGVVVLAGALLEQAEQLLDKGIHPIRIADGFEMAAKCATDHLKKIVHDFEGTPDNLEPYIKIAMTSLGSKIINKCHRQMAEIAVNAVFAVLDPVARDVNFELIKLEGKVGGRLEDTVLVRGVVIDKDFSHPQMPKRLENVKLAILTCPFEPPKPKTKHKLDVTSVDDYRALREYEQEKFTEMVKRVKNAGATLAICQWGFDDEANHLLLQSELPAVRWVGGPEIELIAIATGGRIVPRFEELTPEKLGHAGVVRELTFGTTKDRMLVIEECKNSRAVTIFIRGGNKMIIEEAKRAIHDALCTVRNVIKNEKILYGGGAPEISCALACAEKANKISTLEQYAFRAFAEALEAVPMALAENSGLSPVNALANIKAAQLAENNPTFGVDCLNRGTFDMKVQNVIETLTSKTQQIVLATQLVKMILKIDDIRSPNDAGDVA, via the exons ATGACCGCAATACCTGGTACTGTGGCCTTTGATGAATATGGTAGACcttttattattcttcgtAACCAGGAAAGGCAAAAACGTCTAACCGGCACTGATGCCATCAAG TCACATATTTTGGCAGCCCGTGATGTAGCCAATATTTTGAGAACCTCATTAGGGCCTAGAGGGCTTGACAAACTAATGGTCAGCTCTGATGGTGATGTCACTGTAACAAATGATGGGGCAACAATCTTGAAAAACATGGATGTTGATCATGAAATTGCAAAGCTAATGGTTCAGTTGTCTCAATCTCAAGATGATGAAATTGGAGATGGTACTACTGGAGTAGTTGTTTTAGCAGGTGCTCTCTTGGAACAAGCCGAGCAACTGTTAGACAAAGGAATTCATCCAATTCGAATAGCAGATGGCTTTGAAATGGCAGCAAAATGTGCAACAGATCACCTAAAGAAAATTGTTCATGATTTTGAGGGTACTCCCGACAACCTAGAACCTTATATAAAGATTGCCATGACCAGTCTTGGTTCAAAGAT cATCAACAAGTGTCACAGACAAATGGCAGAAATAGCTGTAAATGCTGTATTTGCAGTTTTAGATCCTGTTGCACGTGATGTGAACTTTGAATTGATAAAACTAGAAGGGAAAGTTGGAGGCAGATTGGAAGATACTGTCCTAGTTCGCGGTGTTGTTATTGACAAAGACTTTAGTCATCCTCAAATGCCTAAG AGATTAGAAAATGTCAAATTAGCTATTTTGACATGTCCGTTTGAACCACCTAAGCCAAAAACTAAACATAAGTTGGATGTCACTTCAGTCGATGATTATAGAGCGTTGCGTGAATATGAACAAGAAAAATTCACCGAGATGGTGAAGAGGGTTAAAAATGCCGGTGCCACGCTTGCTATTTGTCAATGGGGATTTGATGATGAAGCTAATCATCTCCTTCTTCAAAGTGAATTACCCGCGGTCAGATGGGTTGGTGGCCCAGAAATTGAA CTAATAGCTATTGCTACTGGTGGTCGTATTGTTCCTCGTTTCGAAGAATTGACACCGGAAAAACTCGGTCATGCTGGTGTTGTAAGAGAATTAACATTTGGTACTACCAAGGATCGAATGCTTGTTATCGAAGAATGCAAGAACTCTCGAGCAGTTACTATTTTCATCCGCGGAGGGAACAAAATG ATCATTGAAGAAGCAAAACGAGCTATCCATGATGCGCTATGTACAGTTCGTAATGTAATcaagaatgaaaaaatcttGTATGGAGGAGGTGCCCCTGAAATTTCTTGTGCCCTTGCTTGTGCTGAAAAAGCCAACAAGATCAGCACCTTGGAACAGTATGCTTTCCGTGCATTTGCCGAAGCGCTCGAAGCCGTACCTATGGCACTTGCTGAAAATTCTGGCCTTTCACCTGTAAATGCTTTAGCTAACATTAAAGCAGCACAATTGGCTGAAAATAACCCTACGTTTGGTGTAGATTGCCTAAACCGTGGTACTTTCG ATATGAAAGTCCAAAACGTCATCGAAACATTGACGAGCAAAACCCAACAAATTGTATTGGCTACACAGTTGGTCAAAATGATACTTAAAATTGATGACATACGTTCACCAAACGATGCCGGCGATGTTGCCTAA